TCAACCCCCACGGCCAGCCAGAACGACCGGGCGAGGGGACAGTCGAAGACGAGGTGATCGTCCGTCTCGAGCGCGCGCGCACAGATGGGACATGCCGCCTCCGCAGCCGTCACAATCGTTCTTCCGGAGCAGGACGTCTCTTGTGTGGATCCTCCGTTGAACGAGGAGCCACCCGAAGAACCGGACGCGGGACGGCGCAGCGCACCCCCAGATGAAATCGGCGAAGGAAGCCCGCGTGCCACCGAAGCGTTCCAGGGCGTAGACGGCAGCCATGGAGACGCCCCCACGCGCGCCCCGGCTCAGCCTAGGGCAGTGTTCGTCGTCGCCCGGGGTCGCCCTAACGCCAGCGATCAACGCTAGCAGGGCTTCCCGCTCGGCGGCCCCGGCGGTGGTGAGCCTGGGGACGAGCACGCGGTCAAGCCCACGGGCGCGCACCTGGCACACAGTGACCTTCGTGTCCGTAGCGTGCGAGAGAAGGGCAGGGAAGGCCGCCGAGGCTGCCCCGCACGGCAGCCAGTGATCAAACCAAAAGGACGTCCGCCGCCCGTCGCGGACCACCACCGTTGTCAGGCCGCGGTAGAGCGGGAGCATGTTGGACAGCGACTTGCCATGCTCCCCGGCCGACCGGTAGCCCGTAGCAGAGAGCAGGGAGCGCCCGTCGTGCTCCGCCCACACCCACATCGCCCACCGCGAGGGCGTGGGATCCACGTGGAGACGGTGCAGCATCTTGAACAACACACACCTGTTTTGCGTCGCGAGGTCCCGCACGCCAAGGCCCCCCTCCTCCTTGGATCTGCAGACCCGCTCCCAGGCCACGAGGCATTGCGTGCCGGTAGCACGGTCGGCAGCATTCCAGAGGAAGGCAGCGAGTCCAGCTTTTTGAGCACCGCCGGCGGAATGAGCATCACCGCCATTGCGTACGTAGGAAGAGCATCTAGGACCGCGCTGAGCAGGACCAGCCGCCCGGCAGGGGAGAGGAGACGAGCCCTCCAGCCCGACAGGTACTTGTCCACCTTCGTGATCATGGGGAGGAAGTCGGTGAAGGTGAGATTTTCCCATGACAGAGGAAGCCCGAGATAGGCTTGCGGGAACCCCTGGACGGCACATCCGAGAGCACCAGCAGTCTCCTCCAACACCTCTGCAGGCACGTGCATGGGGACCAGTGTACTCTTGGAGAAGTCGATGTCCAGCCCCGTCGCGGCCGCGAAGTCGTCAAGGATGCGGCATAGGCGGGCAGCCGCCCCTCGCTCCGCCCTGAGGATGACCAGCGTGTCGTCGACGTACTGGAGCACCAGGGGGGATCCCCCTCCACGAGCGGGTGGCGGAGCCCCTCATCTTGCCGGATCATCTGTTGGAGGACGTCGGCGACGATGAGGAAGAGGTAGGGCGAGCTCGGGTCCCCCTGACGCAGCCCACGGCGCACCGTGAACCACTTCCCAGGTGTGTTATATGTCCGCTACTTAAGAAGGAAGCACTTGATCCAGCCTAGTGGGAGGCGCCACACAAAATCATCCAGGAGATTtccgcaaaaaagaaaagaaggtACTTAAGAACGGTATCATCCCTTGGATCTCATCTTATCATTGCCACCACATAGGTAGAAAATTTCATGTAAGTTAAGTCAGTTATCCTTCATCTGCACCCATCAGTTTTCTACATCTCAAGAAATCTGAGCATGAAGTTTTCAAAATCGAGTAACTGAATTTCGTTTGTTCACACGAGAATTGTGTAAGTCGTACAGACTATCTTGCAGATATCCTGGGCTGATTGCTTAATTGATTCTGTCTACGAGAAAATATACAATCCATTGTTACACTAATGATGCATGCACTACACAGGAGGTTGTTCATGTCATCAAAAAGTGCTACAAGGATCTAAGCCCAATCAAAAAGTGCATCTTCATGGGCACAGCGCCAAAAGAGAAGAGAAAGGCAGAAAGCTCAGCACTTTCCCCACGGTCACAGCGCCGCTTCCTTTCCTCCACTCCACTCCACTCCACTCCAATCCCATCCACCCCACCTCGCGACTGAAATCACCGCCAGCCCGACCGATCTCCGGCCCGGTAAATCTCCCGATCATCAGAATCCATCGACGCCATGGTTCCTCTGCGGAGTATTCTGATGCTCACGGCGTCGGATTTGGTGCAGGGGAGGGGTGGGAGGAAATGCCGACCAAGAGGAGCGTGGGCACCCTGGGCGACAAGGACCTCAGCGGGAAGAGGGTTCTCCTCCGCGCCGACCTGAACGTGCCGCTGGATGACGGCCAGAGGATCGCCGACGACAACCGCATCCGCGCCTCCGTGCCCACCATCAAGTTCCTCATGGGGAAGGGGGCCAGGGTCGTCCTGGCCAGCCATCTGGTGAGCAGAGCACACCCTTTTCGATCCGTGCCTGCAGCGTTTTACTGACGACTTTGTGCTGCTTGAGCTGAGGGTGTCAGATTGGGGGATTCAGTGTCAGACCCAAGTCTTCTGTTAGTCCACTAATCTCTTGGAAGTGGGTGGGTGGGGTGGAATAACGAAGAAAAGAAGAAAATTCATTTTCTTGAAAATAGTGAGACTCAGCTAAGGACTGTATGTGTCGTAGCCTGTTAGTCATAACAAAAATAGTGAGAATTAACTTagaatttcattttcttgaaTAGTTCGGTACCCTTCATGCAGAACAGAGTCCTCTGTCCAGTTCATGTGAATTGCTTTTGTATATGTCGATTTGTCATTACAGTAATGTGTAAAacaatttgttgaagtgcctgtTTTTTTACCCAGGGGGTATATGTGTTTGAGTGCGAGCTAATTAACTCCTCATAGACTTCTCCTTGTGCAATTAAGCTTCCCGATTTTAGTGTTCAACCCTGCTTATATACTTACTAATGTTTTTACTCTTAGCGATGATGTGTTGCTTACTCCTTATTGATGGATGAGACTATGAGATTACGTGGAGCTGTATAGTGAGAAATGCTCAGAGCTCATCTTCATGCCACTTACCTGGTTTTTTGACATATTGTGAATTATAACACTTAAACAAACCCGGAACTGCATATTTTTTTCAGAACAAAAAATGGTTAGCAAAAATAAACATTTCTGATGCTAACACTATTGTCTTTACAGGGCCGTCCAAAAGGGGTCACCCCGAAGTACAGCTTGAAGCCTCTTGTTCCACGCCTGTCTGAGCTTCTTGGAGTTGATGTACGTTATAGGAACGTAACTCATGGTTATTTTTTACTTAATCTGAAACCCTGGCTGATCTTATGTTTTCTTGATTTGTTCATGTGTTTCAAAAAGGTTGTGATGGCCAATGACTGCATCGGTGAGGAAGTTGAGAAATTAGCTACTGCTTTACCCGATGGAGGTGTTCTACTTCTAGAAAATGTGAGATTCTACAAGGAGGAAGAGAAGAATGACCCTGAGTTCGCCAAGAAACTAGCATCTGTTGCTGATCTTTATGTAAATGATGCCTTTGGCACTGCACATAGAGCACATGCTTCAACAGAGGGAGTTACCAAGTATTTGAGGCCTGCCGTCGCTGGCTTTCTTATGCAGAAGGTACTGCGGAAGTTGCATTGGTCCATGAACTACTGAAAATGTTCCACTGCTACTATTTACAGTATCAGTACAACTGATGTCAATCTTGAGCTAAGTGTCCTAGATAATGATTGCCATCATTAATTGTAGGAACTTGACTACCTTGTTGGAGCTGTTGCCAACCCGAAAACGCCATTTGCTGCAATTGTTGGTGGATCCAAAGTGTCCACCAAGATTGGGGTGATCGAGTCTCTTTTGTCGAAGGTTGACATCCTCATCCTTGGTGGCGGTATGATTTACACATTTTACAAGGCCCAGGGGCATGCTGTTGGAAAATCTCTTGTGGAGGAAGACAAGCTTGAACTGGCAAACTCGCTTATTGAGAAGGCCAAGTCGAAGGGAGTCTCTCTTTTGCTTCCCACTGATATTGTGGTGGCTGATAATTTTGCTGCAGATGCTGAGAGCAAGGTATGATCATTCAATAGTAGTGGCTGTGTATTAGATTTTCTATTCATTGCAAGTATTATTATACCGAAAAAGGCTTttgccccgctttatatataaagcaagcAACCACACAACCATTCATACAAGTCAGGTACAAGAAAATGGAAGAAAATACATCTGCTGGAGGCACCAACTGATGCAATGCAATTACTATTTGATCCTAATTCAGTGTCACAAGAACTTACTGTGGAATCTGCACCCAAAGAATTTATGTTGGCATAGATAATTGTAGTTCATAACTGGCAGAGCAAGACATGCATTGTTCTGTAATTCTGTCATACATGTCTGGCATTATCTGTATCATGTATGTCATGTTGCATTGTACATGGACACAAACTCAACACAATTGTTAATGGTTTTGAATGGAGATATTTGCTCATCCTGATACCATTTGCAGATTGTTCCTGCCTCTGCTATTCCTGATGGTTGGATGGGTCTTGACATTGGCCCGGATTCTATCAAGAAATTCAGTGAAACTTTGGACACTACCAAGACTGTCATCTGGAATGGGCCGATGGGAGTTTTCGAATTTGAGAAGTTTGCTGCTGGCACTGATGTGAGTACTCATATCCAGCACAAGTACTTACTACAGTGCACGTACGTGTTTGGGTTCTGCTGCTTAAACATGCATTCTTTCTTCAGGCGATCGCGAAAAAGTTGGCTGATATCACAGCAAAAGGCGTGACAACCATCATCGGCGGTGGCGACTCTGTTGCTGCCGTTGAGAAGGCTGGTTTGGCGAGTAAGATGAGCCACATTTCGACCGGAGGTGGCGCAAGCCTGGAGCTATTGGAAGGCAAGACCCTCCCAGGCGTCCTTTCTCTCGACAACGCATAGGCTGGTGGCAAGACGTGTTTACCCAGTCGTTGCGCCACTCTGTTGTTCAGACCCTTGGTGTACAGCTGCGAGTGTATCCTGAAATGGAAGTAGAGGTTTTTCTGACGGTTTTGTCAGACGAGCAGTAGTAAATAAGCTTGACTTCCGTCGCAATGGGAGCAGAGTATCTCGCACAAGCAAACCTTTATTGGTCGATGTAACACTGTAGACTTCTGTAAACTGCATGGCTTGAGCTGTGTTTGTTTTGAGTTCTTGTTGTGAGAATAAAGGGTGTGGTTTTTGAGTAGGGCGTTCtggaggccgagctccatggaggccaagttttttttttgaaaaactcaAAACTGATACTTTTCAGTTTCAAAAAGTTTTTGAAAACGAATATATATGTACACAGGGATGGAATGTATATGCATGTGAAATTTCATGACGAAATACCTTAAATTGCGAGCTGAAAAAATATTCGAACTTTGAGAATGAACGGTGCAAGTGCTGAAAAGCCACAGGTTTGTTTTCCTGTGTGTAGCTCTTATTTTAACGTATTTCATCATGAAAATTTACACACATGTACATTATGTCTTTGGATGTATGCTTCATTTTTTTCAAATCTTTTTAAAACAAAAAAGTATGAATTTCCAATTTTTCAAATTCCGTCTCCATGGAGTTCGGCCTCCATTCAGCATTTTCGGTGGTTTTCGCCCATTTCAAAAATCTCTAGTGCTCTTTTTGTGCGGCCTATCAAAACGAAATGCATCATCTGGAACATCTTGCTGAAGTATATGCAGTGGCGAAGCTACAATTGAATTATGCCTAGGGCTAAACTAGCTTAAGTGATGTACTCGAGTGATTTTGTATATTTTGTAAGAGGGAATTACAAAGGCTATTGTTGCTAGGCCTAGGGCTACAGCCCCACCTGCCCTAGGCCTGTCTCTGCCACTGAGTATATGTCAGACTACCTAACCTTTTCCATCATTCATACTTTTTGTTCTACATGAAACACTTTTTTCAAAAGGGTTCTACATGAGACTTCGTACATTTTACGTTTATTTCACAGCCTTGGAAGTGAATGAGGGTTAGTTACacgagtaaatagcataaaactaccacttttcgtCCTATGGTTTCAAAAAACCACCACTTTTTTGTTTGTGATTGATACCTACCACTTTTCTCGTCGGCTGTCTCAAAAAACCCAAATCGCCCGTTGCTAGCGTTTTAAACCGTTTTCTGACGGTTCGGGCCCGCCTGTCAGGCCACGTCAGCGCCGCGCGTTTGTTTGACCgttaactgacatgtggggcccacatgtcagtgtcccTTCCTCATAAAAAAGCAAGCAGATCCCTGCAAACATTTAAGAAACGCAATCGGGTCCCTGTGAACTTTAcaaaaaagcaatcgggtccctgTGGCGCCGTGGCCGTGATCCCGCAGCGAAGCTCGCCGACCAGCAGCCGCCGTGACGAGCTCGCCGGCCAGCAGCCATGGTGCCACCGCGGAGGGGCGGTGAGGTCCCTCATGCGCCTGGCGGCGGGCGCGTCGTCCTCGGAGTCGTTGGGCGTCTTGCGCTtcctgggcggcggcggcggcgggcaggaggggggcggtgccctggggcggaggcggaggcgggccCGCTCGATGTCGAGGGCCTGGAGCACGGCGTCCTCCTTGCGGGCGTTCCTGGCGGCGCTGGCCCTGCGGCGGCGCGCCGCCTGCTCCTCGGCCCTGCGGATGAGGTCCTCCAGGTCCGCCTCCCCGCATCGGAAGGGCTTCACGCGCTTGCTCCTCTCCAGGTTGCACCACTCGCTGCAAGGAAGGGAGGAAGGGTGAGGCGGAGGCGGAGagcggaggaggaagaagggaggagggaggagggcggcgtACACGAAGGCGGGGCCGTCGCGGCGGCCGAGGAGCAGGATGGGGGTGGCCGGCGAGTGGGGCGGCGCCGGGCAGCCGTAGGGGAGCTCCAGGCGCGAGGCCACCCTGCCGGGCCACCACGACCCGTTGGGGCGGCGCACCCACACCAGCGGTGCTGGCCGGCGAGCTCGTCACGGCGGCTGCTGGTCGGCGAGTTTTCATTAGTTTCTTAAATGTTCACAGGGACCCGATTGCGTTTCTTAAATGTTTGCAGGGATCTGCTTGCTTTTTTATGAGGAAgggacactgacatgtgggccccacatgtcagttaacGGTCAAACAAACGGTCAAAGTGACGGTTCATTTAGCTGCGGGctccacctgtcataaacccgaTTAATTTTTTAGCAGcgggcattttgggttttttgaaacagccgacGCCGATTCTGGTAGTTAtcagtcacaaacaaatttgtggtagttttttagaaccataggacgaaaagtggtagttttatgctatttactcgtTACACTGATCTTTGCCAATGTGGATTATTTACAGCCTCTTTCCTTTCTACAGTTAAGTCAGTATAAGCCATATCCAAACAGTTTCATGACTAGTATTTACTAAAAGGTATTCCTTCTTATTTTTAGTTGTAACTTGTCGCCTCCCAAGTCAATGATGTCGAAATAGTGCAAAGAATAGTAACAGTACTCTCTGTAAGTCTGAACCCAATGCTTGCCAAGAACGTCTTGAATGAAATAAATTTTGCCAGGTTTGATCCAGACATAGCACCGATCATAGGAAAAAACACTAGGCTTCATAGATTTGCACGGGAATCTTATTCTTCATCAGATAATAGGTAGGGTGGACAAATAATTAAAGGGGAGCGATATAAATAAATACAGATGTAAGACCTGAAGAATCTGCTAAACCACATGGAGGTAGAAGTATAGGATGTACAATTTCTAGGTCGAATTTCCTTATGCACAAAATCTGCTAAACCACATGCATTTTAGGAGTGACATGCATGGCTTCCATTCGCCAACTCTTCAGTTTACTCAAATTCCCACAAACCAAACACGATATCACTCCCTCTAATCAATCAATAGACTTTTAATCTCCTCACCCCTCAACTCCCATTCTCCATCTCTAATTCACGCAAACCAAACACGCTGTCGCTGCCATCAACGGCGGCGCTGAATCGGCGCCTCGGTGGGATACCACGTTCGATGACCCCTAACCACAGTGAACACTTGGTGAGGCTTCTACTGCTTATTTTGTTCCCTATGCAGAAGTATGTAAACCTCGGGAGACCCTGCAGTGGCGAAGCGAGGCACCGGACAATGGGTGTACATATGTTCCTAAAAATCATAAAGTTACTAGAGATTTTAATTTTTCGATGCCTATATGTGTTGACTTCATTTTTTGGCCTGCATGATAAGGTTCTAAAAGCTACCTCAAATGAAAAAAATGCTCAACATAAAAATTCTTTGGTCTCCTCGAGACGAACAATTCATTTTTTAGAACCCCCTCAATCCAAGTCCGTATGCAAATTCTACAACCAAAACAGACCGACCTGACCATAACCAAAAGTTAGCGCCCGACCCCAGACACTCATGCCCGACTCATCATGTGGGTTTTTCGACCCCCAAGATGGCCTCTACTGAAAATGTGTCCAACATGAAAATTGTCGCCATCGTCGTGGCGCAAAACTGTGGTTTTTGGGTTATCCCCATTCGAGgtcatgcactagtagaaaaaggcccatttgtctcggttcataaggcccatctgtcccggttgaggaatcgggactaaaggggcgttactaatgccctaggcctttagtcccggttcttatacaaatcgggacagatgggcctccacgtggccgctccggcgagcccaggcaggagggcctttggtcccggttggtagcaccaaccgggaccaataagcttccacgcgtcagcattttaGCGGTTGGTTTTTTTGAAAGGAGGTGGTTtagggttttgggggttaatttaggttggtataggtagctaatagagagatgtgtcctctcttatctccgtgctactgctactgctatgcctaaacatggcttagattgaagtgaggcaacatgtggtgcatgtcgaaattaatactaatcctaacttgatcaagtttggattgtactactttcgacatgcaccacatgcatgttgccttcactttaatccaatccatgttcatttcatccacagatatataataactcttcatgctcgcatcatgcatcatcataataacaagtcctactaatcatcatcatacaacttctactcgttattaataacaagtcataagatcatcatcctgatagtcatcgaaccaaccctactttgttcttagcacatgatcatcagtattaggtaggacctaaataccctctttaaggtaaaataacataaaacaatatagaccctgactctccattatggagaatggagatcatcccgtctccaattcttgcgcttcgcttccttttgcttccaagaacctccttacgactgtccatacattttttccattctctgattagcatgtctccacttcttttagaaatccggtatggacagttgagattcgtaggatgacctggatatatgttcaaaacacgaaggctgccattctgatacatcaaatgaggcacacaatcctctgggattctctgttgaaaaacatagtaataacttcatagttagcaatgatgtactagttttagaagtatgcaaaagatgcacggatgtcgtaatagtaaaatatcttaccagggtatctccatggtagttaccgtggttcaacacgtgcactagtggcacgtattgaccataatgttgaggagtttgattgtagatattgtaattctcaagatcagtacaaaatccgaccagatgatttttctcctgataagttaattcggagccatcggtgtagtgggttttgtctaccatgttccgcacattgtttgaacaatcaaaataagctgtcaatggaaataagctgtcaactattttgaaataaacaatataaattagctaataactatgtttgagaaactcacatagcggtagaactggaggcgtatcaacaaggacacaaatgtccatattgtcttgctcgatttcaggatcaccaagatccatggtgacaagcatacccttatcaaaaccatacatcttgcaaaattcttcccaatttttgcaaccaaaatgggttacgctctcagcattatacagatttacttcaaaatccacatcatgatgggtccttatgtgaattttctttgtttcaaaattttcatggtcttcaaaatccatcctctccaagacatagcgtcttgcatggcatgggataagctatactcgaattgtaaaagatgaaaattacacgttgaaatagttatagtcatgcttaattacgaaaaaaacacttgtcgccgttgcgtaccgtttcaacattgaaggtctcctcgagcttaatgctgaagcgccgatcatcgtccaggtgaggcctgtcgcacaaacctcgatcgtcgtggcaccacccgcactcccccgggagactttcgtcgtccgatgatgacatttcctacgttcataattcaaagattaaacttgtacaattaaatatatgtactacaaaaactaaattagatcattattattcatcacgggttgactatcggtttgacTACgttcgaatattatcactaatacagctagaaccgtagcgcccgacgggtatcggcgcgggcggtggacacccaaagggaaggaaccatcacaggatcatagctccagtgagatccctgaagaaactgccaggtattgtcgaacctgccctccaacgtaaccatgtagcgacggacgtgctggtcctccttgctgacacggtgacgtaccacctccccggtgtccggaagcctcggcaccgtcactggcccacgcgaccgccaccaaacaaggatcgggtcaatgacgggctggctcctcaccaacctacgcccgccggaaggtagcacctcccaaaaccagcccggcggagcccagtcccggacatggcccctctgatcaagccggcctcctccgccgagtcgacgacgaggatgcgggataggcatcgtcgatgtcgatgcgggaataattgctttaactaaaaaaacaaactagttctattaatttccttactataaatagaataaagtagtacttactaaaaataaactagctagtttaactagttctattatttttctaactaattctattaaacactttctaagtagtacttactaaaatttatcggggagggggtacgtatatcgacaatgacatacctgataaaaaaaataagaagaggaagaagaagaaaaaaagaggagaagaagaaaggaatagaggaggagatcgaagaaaaaaaagaaaaaaaagaggagaagaagaaggaatagaggagaagaagaaaaaatagaataatatattattctatttcttcttcttctcctctatttcttcttcttctactcttttttcttcttctttttcatcttcttatttatttctcctcttcttcctctcctcctcttcttcttcttcttcttcttctccttcttcctcttcttattttcattttctctctccttctttttcttctaaatatgaacatacataaatgactttgatcatacacaattttcagattcctacgcaatatgaacatatacataaattgacaaagaaaattctatgaacaaaaaaaatcataaaaattctatgaacaaaattactacagaaaaaaatcataaaaattctatgaaaaaattgatatattctttgcatatatatgaacatacaaacatttgcatattcaataataatatcacccaaaaaaaatctaaactacacatctaaattaatacatctaaattacaacaactaaattaacta
This sequence is a window from Aegilops tauschii subsp. strangulata cultivar AL8/78 chromosome 7, Aet v6.0, whole genome shotgun sequence. Protein-coding genes within it:
- the LOC109764044 gene encoding phosphoglycerate kinase, cytosolic, whose protein sequence is MPTKRSVGTLGDKDLSGKRVLLRADLNVPLDDGQRIADDNRIRASVPTIKFLMGKGARVVLASHLGRPKGVTPKYSLKPLVPRLSELLGVDVVMANDCIGEEVEKLATALPDGGVLLLENVRFYKEEEKNDPEFAKKLASVADLYVNDAFGTAHRAHASTEGVTKYLRPAVAGFLMQKELDYLVGAVANPKTPFAAIVGGSKVSTKIGVIESLLSKVDILILGGGMIYTFYKAQGHAVGKSLVEEDKLELANSLIEKAKSKGVSLLLPTDIVVADNFAADAESKIVPASAIPDGWMGLDIGPDSIKKFSETLDTTKTVIWNGPMGVFEFEKFAAGTDAIAKKLADITAKGVTTIIGGGDSVAAVEKAGLASKMSHISTGGGASLELLEGKTLPGVLSLDNA